A genomic segment from Candidatus Thorarchaeota archaeon encodes:
- a CDS encoding PIG-L family deacetylase, with amino-acid sequence MPRNSESSLLVVVAHPDDECLGTGGTISVHARQGFPVDILCMTGSEERNSELEDACSILGARHVFTNIRDDFDIGLSMKDDVVEVILETAPTIVITHSEQDYNQNHVLCSKLVDQAVEWASHKTIFDNAHRVERILNMEINSMISFPNLIVNITEGYASARKALQQHRSQIGKADRYYEKLYDYRTRLRGLQGGCKRGEAFTVKMPLQTGPFYPENSVKTLL; translated from the coding sequence ATGCCCAGAAACTCTGAATCTTCACTTCTTGTTGTGGTTGCACATCCTGATGACGAATGTCTAGGTACAGGAGGAACGATTTCTGTTCATGCTAGGCAAGGATTTCCAGTTGACATTTTATGTATGACTGGAAGTGAAGAACGCAATTCTGAACTAGAAGATGCCTGCTCTATTTTGGGAGCTAGACATGTATTTACCAACATACGTGATGATTTTGATATTGGTCTATCCATGAAAGATGATGTTGTTGAGGTAATACTGGAAACTGCTCCTACAATCGTCATCACCCACTCGGAACAGGACTACAATCAGAATCATGTATTGTGTTCGAAACTCGTAGATCAGGCTGTTGAGTGGGCATCTCATAAGACGATATTTGATAATGCGCATAGAGTGGAACGGATTCTCAATATGGAAATAAATTCGATGATTTCCTTTCCTAATCTGATAGTGAATATAACAGAAGGGTATGCATCTGCAAGGAAAGCGTTACAGCAACATAGGTCACAGATTGGCAAAGCGGACAGGTATTATGAGAAACTCTATGATTACAGAACTAGGCTGCGTGGTCTGCAAGGTGGCTGTAAGAGGGGTGAAGCATTCACAGTAAAGATGCCGCTGCAAACAGGGCCGTTC